One segment of uncultured Desulfovibrio sp. DNA contains the following:
- a CDS encoding SrfA family protein gives MSTRIAVSLRGQMRALASQGIFATDCYEQLKSILLQKLGPDHAALLAEPQHNAEGNSVDWYAEGNGPAVPLAELSEQDAQALRARAGTLASDIAGLSSDLTADAQARQALSGQLLRLALQHPADEDIWSVDGRPVLINWGFAPGSVGAQPQDLTRLGGVLPPPPPPAPVAAVPVAVPPRSGCLPWLLPLLLLLLLLWLLGAALGLLPSPLPSGCMPVDRSALEAEKQKAAANEDQLALLWRQLQERAALCKPVAPPVTPTPPKVEEKKEEPKPDPEVVEPFLGETPVEPPKVAEAPKPKPKPEPKQEPKPLPKEEPKPQEPPKPAPKKNDNLTIPEDAAKKNDLTFLEGCWTSETGLYSHPSNEPIIAEYCFDKSGKGRRLVRERNGQVCSGSASARFQGNQLQFDSSQARCPRGGTYVPQKVECTGQENTTQCKGRELGGANLKWDARFKRK, from the coding sequence ATGAGTACCCGCATTGCGGTCAGTCTGCGCGGTCAGATGCGCGCGCTTGCCAGCCAGGGCATCTTTGCCACCGACTGCTATGAACAGCTGAAATCAATCCTGCTGCAAAAGCTTGGGCCGGATCATGCCGCCCTGCTTGCCGAACCGCAGCATAATGCCGAGGGCAACAGCGTGGACTGGTATGCCGAAGGCAATGGCCCGGCGGTTCCCCTTGCGGAACTTTCCGAGCAGGATGCTCAGGCTCTGCGCGCCCGTGCGGGCACGCTGGCTTCCGATATTGCCGGGTTGTCCAGCGACCTCACAGCTGACGCGCAGGCGCGGCAGGCCCTTTCGGGCCAGTTGCTGCGGCTTGCCCTGCAACACCCGGCGGACGAAGACATCTGGTCTGTGGATGGCCGCCCTGTTCTCATTAACTGGGGTTTTGCCCCTGGCAGCGTGGGCGCGCAACCGCAGGACCTCACCCGGCTTGGCGGCGTGCTGCCGCCTCCCCCGCCGCCCGCGCCTGTAGCTGCTGTTCCCGTGGCTGTGCCGCCGCGCAGCGGTTGCCTGCCGTGGCTGTTGCCACTCCTGCTCTTGCTGCTCCTGCTCTGGCTTTTGGGCGCGGCGCTGGGGCTTTTGCCTTCTCCTCTGCCTTCGGGCTGCATGCCCGTTGACCGCAGCGCTCTGGAGGCCGAAAAACAGAAAGCCGCCGCCAACGAAGATCAGCTTGCCCTCCTGTGGCGTCAGTTGCAGGAGCGTGCGGCCCTGTGCAAGCCTGTTGCGCCTCCGGTAACGCCAACGCCCCCCAAGGTTGAGGAAAAGAAGGAAGAGCCCAAGCCCGACCCTGAAGTGGTGGAACCCTTCCTTGGCGAAACGCCTGTAGAGCCGCCCAAGGTGGCGGAAGCTCCCAAGCCCAAGCCAAAGCCTGAACCCAAACAGGAACCCAAGCCCCTGCCCAAGGAAGAACCAAAGCCGCAGGAGCCGCCCAAACCCGCGCCCAAGAAGAATGACAACCTTACCATTCCTGAAGACGCGGCCAAAAAGAACGATCTGACTTTTCTTGAGGGCTGCTGGACAAGCGAAACCGGCCTGTATTCGCACCCCTCCAACGAGCCGATCATTGCAGAATACTGCTTTGACAAAAGCGGCAAGGGCCGCCGCCTTGTGCGCGAACGCAATGGTCAGGTATGCAGCGGTTCGGCCTCGGCGCGGTTTCAGGGCAACCAGTTGCAGTTTGATTCCAGTCAGGCCCGTTGCCCGCGTGGCGGCACCTATGTTCCGCAAAAGGTTGAATGTACCGGACAGGAAAACACCACCCAGTGCAAGGGCAGAGAGCTTGGCGGGGCCAATCTCAAGTGGGATGCCCGTTTCAAAAGGAAATAA
- a CDS encoding S1C family serine protease — MNESQHPVPHETPPSAAPAEGVAPAAVVLPWYRRPFFWGVLLFLGLLLLTAWLFWKEWQQAEASKAAVAAQTEQWREHNAALETFMQQLRALLAKDPCEVKQGLGLVTPPAGVMWPPLGSGSGAASSNSARADAATLPPTADAKTQVPPTPMQQQTPKNVSELMEQGTVLVLAMREEGLSMGSGFFVAPGYVVTNAHVVGNAAQAVVVNKALGRPFEATVRQVTHNNGQDFAVLGVNGASGVVPLKFAPSVSRTERVSAWGFPGAVTTDDPKFAALLKGDEAAAPEVVYTEGVVSVILERKPPLIVHTATVSQGNSGGPLVNDKGDVVGINTFIKLDDASYRQSSLAIVSTSLAAFLRSAGVPVTMAQSSESAGGKP; from the coding sequence ATGAACGAAAGCCAACACCCTGTACCGCATGAAACACCGCCAAGCGCCGCTCCTGCCGAAGGTGTCGCACCTGCTGCGGTTGTCCTGCCCTGGTATCGCCGCCCTTTTTTCTGGGGTGTGCTGCTGTTTCTGGGGCTTTTGCTGCTGACCGCATGGCTGTTCTGGAAAGAATGGCAGCAGGCCGAGGCTTCCAAGGCTGCTGTTGCCGCTCAGACAGAGCAGTGGCGCGAGCACAACGCGGCGCTTGAAACGTTTATGCAGCAATTGCGCGCCCTGCTTGCCAAGGACCCTTGCGAAGTAAAGCAGGGGCTTGGGCTTGTCACCCCGCCTGCGGGTGTCATGTGGCCTCCTTTGGGTTCAGGCTCCGGAGCTGCGAGTTCAAACTCTGCCCGCGCGGATGCAGCCACCCTGCCGCCCACGGCAGACGCCAAAACGCAGGTTCCGCCCACGCCCATGCAGCAGCAGACGCCCAAAAATGTTTCCGAGCTGATGGAACAGGGCACAGTGCTTGTGCTGGCCATGCGGGAAGAAGGCCTTTCCATGGGTTCCGGTTTTTTTGTGGCCCCGGGCTACGTGGTTACCAATGCCCATGTGGTGGGTAACGCCGCGCAGGCAGTCGTTGTGAACAAAGCCCTGGGCAGACCCTTTGAGGCAACTGTGCGTCAGGTAACTCACAACAACGGGCAGGATTTTGCCGTGCTTGGCGTAAACGGCGCATCGGGTGTTGTGCCGCTCAAGTTTGCGCCGAGCGTGAGCCGCACCGAACGCGTGAGCGCCTGGGGCTTCCCCGGCGCCGTCACCACTGATGATCCAAAATTTGCGGCCCTGCTCAAGGGCGATGAAGCCGCCGCCCCCGAAGTGGTGTACACCGAGGGCGTTGTGAGCGTTATTCTTGAGCGCAAGCCGCCGCTTATTGTGCACACGGCCACAGTCTCGCAAGGCAACAGCGGCGGGCCGCTTGTCAACGACAAGGGCGATGTGGTGGGCATCAACACCTTTATCAAACTGGACGATGCCTCCTACAGACAATCCAGCCTCGCCATTGTCAGCACGAGCCTGGCAGCGTTTTTGCGCTCGGCGGGCGTTCCCGTAACTATGGCCCAGAGCAGTGAATCCGCCGGAGGCAAGCCATGA
- a CDS encoding TetR/AcrR family transcriptional regulator encodes MNKNKKEALLQAAKELFGECGYVETTFKKISDKAGVALGLLTHHYGNKEKLFLASGLDVLERFLVRLRAATAEATCGYDGVMRFCKAYLDFSIDKDSNWLVLVRCSPYSDMKTKTDRDIMDSMFSQVHNELERVIAKGVEDGSLVKVDSKSTAQVIISLMVGSNRTRVLTPYAMPTLYEDVLDFISRSIKA; translated from the coding sequence ATGAACAAAAACAAGAAAGAAGCGTTGCTTCAGGCCGCCAAAGAACTTTTTGGCGAATGCGGGTATGTAGAAACCACATTCAAAAAAATATCCGACAAAGCTGGCGTTGCCCTCGGGTTGCTGACCCACCACTATGGCAACAAGGAAAAGCTGTTTCTTGCCTCTGGGCTTGATGTTCTGGAACGCTTTCTCGTAAGGCTGCGCGCAGCCACCGCCGAAGCCACCTGTGGTTACGATGGCGTCATGCGTTTTTGCAAGGCATACCTTGATTTTTCAATCGACAAGGATTCCAACTGGCTGGTGCTTGTGCGCTGCTCGCCCTACAGCGACATGAAAACCAAGACCGACCGCGATATTATGGATTCCATGTTTTCGCAGGTACACAACGAGCTTGAGCGAGTTATCGCCAAGGGCGTGGAAGATGGCAGCCTTGTGAAGGTTGACAGCAAAAGCACTGCCCAGGTGATCATTTCCCTCATGGTCGGTTCCAACCGTACTCGAGTGCTGACCCCTTATGCGATGCCCACCCTGTACGAAGATGTCCTTGATTTCATTTCCCGCTCCATCAAGGCATAG
- a CDS encoding Lon protease family protein — protein MPTIAPLPASRLHATLDPARIPWETSKDIPLPRNGRQNPFQPRAMQALDLALQIKNQGYNIYLSGEADLGRSHMLLNYLGPQAKKAQTPDDLVYVHNFADPDRPCLFALPTGMGKKLKQHLKELIEHIREELPRRFEASTYVKRRAKIVDNFQNARMGLLRKMNSVAVDKGFNLDMDESGGLTLYPLVEGKRLSEEEFDRLDTTLRLSLKSRGDNLVQAMSGYMRQLNKAEESFQDDERGLEREAMTQVLTTFFNPIEQRILKTCPVKGLDAYFTALREDILKNTDAFLQRDGGPMGDPHGAPVEAVLYRYEVNLLVDNSELDGAPIIVEDHPTAVNLLGCVERESEMGALVTDFTLIRAGSIHKANGGFLVLHIEDLLQHPNAWEGLLRALRSNMARIEDSGEGPDTPIRTKGINPEPLPLNLKVVLIGDEELYEGLLVNDDRFSKLFRIKAHMADTTERNAANVRAYLGHIATIIKETELPCFDRTALAWLIDLGSHICEDQRRLSLRFPELRELMIEASALARVRKQDVVTAPVLEEAHAARIYRANLVEEIYMEEYDRNMIKVQTSGQAIGQVNGLSVTWHGDFEFGLPHRISCTVGVGHEGIIDLEREAELGGPIHTKAMMILKSYLTDLFARKKPLVLSGSLYFEQSYAGIEGDSASGAELAALLSALADVPVRLDLAFTGAVSQTGQIMAVGGVTRKIEGFYNVCASQGLTGTQGVIMPFDNVDHLMLAPNVIEAVEKGQFAVYPVRRIEEALALLTGLSIGRRLKQGGFTKNSLYDMVDRRLERLGDYAQNAFRRTRKSKEG, from the coding sequence ATGCCAACTATCGCTCCCCTGCCCGCGTCACGACTGCACGCCACGTTAGACCCTGCCCGTATTCCCTGGGAAACGAGCAAGGATATCCCGCTGCCGCGCAACGGACGCCAGAATCCATTCCAGCCCCGTGCCATGCAGGCGCTGGACCTTGCCCTGCAAATCAAGAATCAGGGCTACAACATCTACCTGTCTGGCGAGGCCGATCTTGGCCGCAGCCACATGCTGCTGAATTACCTTGGCCCTCAGGCCAAAAAGGCCCAGACGCCTGACGATCTCGTATACGTGCATAATTTTGCCGATCCTGACCGTCCCTGCCTTTTTGCCCTGCCCACAGGTATGGGTAAAAAGTTAAAGCAGCACCTTAAGGAATTGATTGAGCATATACGTGAGGAGCTGCCACGCCGTTTTGAGGCCAGCACATACGTAAAGCGCCGCGCCAAGATTGTGGACAACTTCCAGAACGCCCGCATGGGCCTGCTGCGCAAGATGAATTCCGTTGCCGTAGACAAGGGATTTAATCTTGATATGGACGAGAGCGGCGGTCTGACCCTGTATCCTCTGGTGGAAGGCAAGCGCCTGAGCGAGGAAGAGTTCGACAGGCTGGACACAACCCTTCGCCTCAGCCTCAAAAGCCGGGGCGACAACCTCGTGCAGGCCATGTCTGGCTACATGCGGCAGCTGAACAAGGCGGAAGAAAGCTTTCAGGACGACGAGCGCGGCCTGGAGCGCGAAGCCATGACCCAGGTGCTGACAACCTTCTTCAACCCCATTGAACAGCGCATACTCAAGACCTGCCCGGTCAAGGGGCTGGATGCCTACTTTACGGCCCTGCGTGAAGACATCCTTAAAAATACCGATGCCTTTTTGCAAAGGGACGGCGGTCCCATGGGCGACCCGCACGGCGCACCGGTGGAGGCTGTGCTCTACCGCTACGAAGTCAACCTGCTGGTGGACAACAGCGAGCTTGATGGCGCACCCATCATTGTGGAAGATCACCCCACCGCCGTGAACCTGCTTGGCTGTGTGGAGCGCGAATCTGAAATGGGCGCGCTGGTCACGGATTTCACCCTTATCCGCGCGGGCAGCATCCACAAGGCCAACGGTGGTTTTCTGGTGCTGCATATTGAGGATCTTCTGCAACATCCCAATGCCTGGGAAGGCCTGTTGCGCGCACTGCGTTCCAATATGGCCCGCATTGAAGATTCCGGCGAAGGCCCGGATACGCCCATCCGCACCAAGGGCATCAATCCCGAGCCGCTGCCCCTGAACCTCAAGGTGGTGCTGATCGGCGACGAAGAACTGTATGAAGGTCTGCTTGTCAATGACGACAGATTCTCAAAGCTCTTCCGCATCAAGGCCCACATGGCCGACACTACCGAGCGTAATGCCGCCAATGTGCGCGCCTACCTTGGGCACATTGCCACCATTATCAAGGAAACAGAGCTCCCCTGTTTTGACCGCACGGCTCTGGCGTGGCTCATCGACCTCGGGTCGCACATCTGCGAAGACCAGCGCCGTCTTTCGCTGCGATTCCCTGAACTGCGCGAGCTCATGATCGAGGCTTCGGCCTTGGCCCGCGTGCGCAAGCAGGATGTGGTCACCGCGCCAGTGCTGGAAGAAGCCCACGCGGCGCGCATCTACCGGGCCAACCTGGTGGAAGAGATTTATATGGAGGAATACGACCGCAACATGATCAAGGTGCAGACCTCGGGTCAGGCCATTGGTCAGGTTAACGGTCTTTCCGTCACATGGCACGGCGACTTTGAATTCGGTCTGCCGCACAGGATTTCATGTACTGTGGGCGTGGGGCACGAGGGCATCATCGACCTTGAGCGCGAGGCCGAACTGGGTGGCCCCATCCACACCAAGGCCATGATGATCCTGAAAAGCTACCTCACTGATCTTTTTGCGCGCAAAAAGCCCCTGGTGCTCTCCGGTTCGCTCTATTTTGAGCAGAGCTACGCTGGCATTGAGGGCGACAGCGCCTCTGGCGCGGAACTGGCCGCCCTGCTCTCGGCCCTTGCCGATGTGCCGGTGCGCCTTGATCTGGCCTTTACCGGGGCTGTGAGCCAGACGGGGCAGATCATGGCTGTGGGCGGCGTTACCCGCAAGATTGAGGGCTTTTATAATGTTTGCGCCAGCCAGGGACTCACGGGTACACAAGGGGTTATCATGCCCTTTGACAACGTGGACCACCTCATGCTTGCGCCCAATGTTATTGAAGCGGTTGAGAAAGGTCAGTTCGCCGTTTATCCTGTGCGGCGCATTGAAGAAGCCCTTGCACTCTTGACTGGTCTTTCAATCGGTCGCAGACTGAAACAAGGCGGCTTTACGAAAAACAGCCTGTACGACATGGTTGACCGCAGGTTGGAGCGTCTGGGCGATTACGCGCAGAATGCCTTTCGCCGCACCAGAAAATCCAAAGAGGGATAA
- the hemC gene encoding hydroxymethylbilane synthase — MRKSLVIATRGSQLALWQAEHVKSRLQSLDPELAVDLVIIKTKGDIIQDVPLAQVGGKGLFVKEIEEALLDNRADLAVHSIKDVPMELPDGLILGCIPKREAPTDCMLSCKYADLVALPQGACVGTSSLRRQAQLLALRPDLRIESLRGNVDTRLRKLREGVYDAIILASAGMNRLGLSAPYMHALDPQTFLPAVGQGAIGIECREDDYDLFALLAEIEDTPTRVCVEAERGFLAGLEGGCQVPIAGHARLENDETFVLEGLVAEVDGSLILREAQRGHTSKARQVGLELAETLLARGGRAILEKLYQQ, encoded by the coding sequence ATGCGTAAATCCTTAGTTATCGCTACCCGTGGCAGTCAGTTGGCCCTCTGGCAGGCAGAACACGTCAAAAGCCGTTTGCAGTCGCTTGACCCGGAACTGGCCGTTGACCTTGTCATCATCAAGACCAAGGGCGACATCATTCAGGATGTTCCCCTGGCTCAGGTGGGCGGCAAGGGCCTTTTTGTAAAAGAAATTGAAGAAGCCCTGCTTGATAACCGGGCCGACCTTGCCGTGCACAGCATCAAGGACGTGCCCATGGAATTGCCCGATGGGCTCATACTGGGTTGCATTCCCAAGCGTGAAGCGCCTACAGACTGTATGCTTTCGTGCAAGTATGCCGACCTTGTGGCCCTGCCCCAGGGCGCATGCGTTGGCACCAGCAGCCTGCGGCGTCAGGCCCAGTTGCTGGCTCTGCGCCCTGACCTGCGCATTGAAAGCCTGCGCGGCAATGTGGACACGCGCCTGCGCAAACTGCGTGAAGGCGTGTACGATGCCATTATTCTTGCATCCGCAGGCATGAACCGCCTTGGCTTGAGCGCGCCCTACATGCATGCTCTTGATCCGCAGACCTTTTTGCCCGCAGTGGGCCAGGGCGCCATTGGCATTGAATGCCGCGAGGACGATTACGATCTTTTTGCCCTGCTTGCAGAGATTGAAGACACCCCCACCCGCGTATGCGTAGAGGCCGAACGAGGCTTTCTTGCCGGGCTTGAGGGCGGGTGTCAGGTGCCCATTGCCGGGCATGCCCGCCTTGAAAATGACGAAACCTTCGTGCTCGAAGGGTTGGTGGCAGAGGTTGATGGCAGCCTCATTCTGCGCGAGGCGCAGCGGGGCCACACCTCCAAGGCCCGTCAGGTGGGGCTTGAACTTGCAGAAACACTTCTTGCCAGAGGCGGCCGCGCCATTCTGGAAAAACTTTACCAACAATAA
- a CDS encoding zinc ribbon domain-containing protein — MPIYEYSCQKCGRDFEELVFDETPPTCPYCGSNDTQKLMSCCARRRNGAEGGEYAASTGGGGGCAGCSGGNCASCGH, encoded by the coding sequence ATGCCCATCTACGAGTATTCTTGCCAGAAATGCGGTCGGGATTTTGAAGAACTGGTGTTTGACGAAACCCCGCCCACTTGCCCGTATTGCGGCTCCAATGATACCCAGAAGCTCATGTCCTGCTGCGCGCGTCGCAGAAACGGCGCAGAAGGCGGCGAGTACGCGGCTTCAACAGGCGGTGGCGGCGGCTGCGCCGGATGTTCTGGCGGCAACTGCGCAAGTTGCGGGCATTAG
- a CDS encoding SIS domain-containing protein: protein MHDTALDIIEQHASEGARLREDFFRSQADFLRQAALRAATCLAGGGKILLCGNGGSAALAQHMAAEFVNRFFMDRPALPALALSADATSLTAIGSDLDFSQVFSRQIEALGRPGDMLVAIFSTGSSANIIAALEAARRGGQFAVCLCGHGSEMALYSDMALEAPQAEPALVQELHLAAGHLFCRLTDYYLFENAVALTPYLQGRHTTEV, encoded by the coding sequence ATGCACGATACAGCCCTTGATATTATTGAACAGCACGCCAGCGAAGGCGCGCGCCTGCGCGAAGATTTTTTTCGCTCGCAGGCAGATTTTCTTCGCCAGGCGGCCTTGCGCGCGGCCACGTGCCTTGCAGGCGGCGGTAAAATACTGCTCTGCGGCAATGGCGGCAGTGCGGCATTGGCCCAGCACATGGCTGCCGAGTTTGTGAACAGATTTTTTATGGACAGGCCCGCCCTGCCCGCTCTGGCGTTGTCTGCCGATGCGACTTCGCTTACGGCCATTGGCAGCGACCTTGATTTCAGCCAGGTATTTTCGCGCCAGATTGAAGCTCTGGGGCGGCCAGGCGACATGCTGGTGGCAATTTTTTCCACCGGCAGCAGCGCCAATATTATCGCCGCCCTTGAGGCGGCACGTCGCGGCGGGCAGTTTGCCGTGTGCCTGTGCGGGCACGGCAGCGAAATGGCCCTGTACAGCGACATGGCTCTTGAAGCGCCGCAGGCTGAACCCGCGCTGGTTCAGGAACTGCACCTTGCAGCCGGGCACCTATTTTGCCGGCTGACGGATTATTATCTTTTTGAAAATGCTGTCGCACTGACCCCCTATTTGCAAGGGCGACACACAACCGAGGTTTGA
- a CDS encoding NAD(+)/NADH kinase, translated as MQNATSRHILLVYKARHEKAAALAQEAAQWLRQKGHEVAGVICAGTDTLAYATTPLDFVVVFGGDGTMLGVARRLVGRNVPVLGINFGRIGFLTDAQPEQWREKLEESLTGMEPVRSCMALQWTLTRKDQQIASGCAVNDVVLSRGSLSRLVLFDVYIAGERLGSLRGDGMIIATPVGSSGYSVSAGGSLLHPSMEAVAVTPICPFLNTISPMVFPGDTECRFQILQGSTDCYLTVDGQEGQQLELGDTVTVNGLPGAVHFLGKGTTFFERLRSRGFALQGTECVRCGENA; from the coding sequence ATGCAAAACGCAACAAGCCGACACATACTTCTGGTTTACAAGGCCCGGCACGAAAAGGCTGCGGCTCTTGCCCAAGAAGCCGCCCAGTGGCTGCGCCAAAAAGGGCACGAAGTTGCGGGTGTGATCTGCGCTGGCACGGACACCCTGGCCTACGCAACGACTCCCCTTGACTTTGTGGTTGTTTTTGGCGGCGACGGCACCATGCTCGGAGTAGCCCGCCGCCTTGTGGGGCGCAACGTGCCTGTGCTGGGCATCAATTTTGGCCGGATCGGTTTTTTAACCGATGCCCAGCCGGAGCAGTGGCGCGAAAAACTCGAAGAATCCCTCACCGGCATGGAGCCTGTACGCTCCTGTATGGCCTTGCAGTGGACGCTCACCCGCAAGGACCAGCAGATTGCCAGCGGCTGCGCGGTCAACGATGTTGTCCTGAGCCGGGGGTCTTTGTCGCGGCTTGTTCTGTTTGATGTCTATATCGCTGGTGAGCGCCTTGGCTCATTGCGCGGCGATGGAATGATCATTGCCACGCCTGTGGGCAGCTCCGGCTACAGTGTTTCGGCTGGCGGCTCGCTGCTGCATCCTTCTATGGAAGCCGTGGCCGTCACGCCCATTTGCCCTTTCCTCAATACTATTTCGCCCATGGTGTTCCCCGGTGATACCGAGTGCCGGTTCCAGATTTTGCAGGGCTCCACAGATTGCTACCTTACTGTCGATGGGCAGGAAGGGCAACAGCTGGAACTGGGCGATACCGTGACCGTCAACGGTTTGCCCGGTGCCGTGCATTTTCTTGGCAAAGGAACAACCTTTTTCGAGCGTTTGCGTTCGCGCGGCTTTGCCCTGCAAGGCACTGAATGCGTCAGGTGCGGGGAAAATGCATGA
- a CDS encoding ARMT1-like domain-containing protein → MSNAISVNSVREFHFGESVRFDAWLYSMLMDNNIAYGMNPDIVASQEQMAFMVSLARDQVYLPCSDDTFKLLCQQSAPEELRRQYNRSWRIIMRLVRSFTPEGQKRRRILQFCRFRFKQYVAQHTLIPSRLVKRMTDLVLAQGNQLDDPWRQLRRVSTKRQLEMLDEASVRDNLAAVPADAVAANSIASVRRMLNYVELSRLLCLSAMSRPWVETPPDAETVRQAMDTARETCAHLRHYFEASAVRSGTVLFLCDADGGVVFDLAVANSLIRMGHKVIFAVKSGFFFYSPTLEDMEIDPSIRQMIGGGTVQHEPRMSKNELLRHLREYRLMVIGDGTRERLNLYRVSVTFSRAWKEADLILGKGWRVTDVLMGSSHQYTRDVICYWQDDQGFHIKLRQHAESAHKFSESDIAAQSANIIASMREARMQGRTVMFYSCVIGSIPGETGTATEIVRAFVDNLRKKMDNILIINPAEHFIEGMDGDDLMYMWEQVQRSGFIDVWRFQTVEDIEESFALLGRKVPPQWSGKDSTFSTGCTKEMRIALDVQAKNREMQIIGPDPQRFFRRGEYGVGKYFDASIPH, encoded by the coding sequence ATGAGCAACGCGATTTCTGTTAATTCGGTTCGCGAGTTTCATTTTGGGGAGAGTGTCCGCTTTGACGCATGGCTTTACAGCATGCTGATGGACAACAACATCGCCTATGGCATGAACCCCGACATTGTGGCCAGCCAGGAACAGATGGCCTTTATGGTCAGCCTTGCACGCGATCAGGTGTATTTGCCCTGTTCTGACGACACGTTCAAACTGTTGTGCCAGCAGTCCGCACCCGAAGAACTTCGCCGCCAGTACAACCGCTCCTGGCGCATAATCATGCGCCTTGTGCGCTCCTTCACGCCCGAAGGGCAGAAACGCAGGCGCATTTTGCAGTTCTGTCGTTTCCGCTTCAAGCAGTATGTTGCCCAGCATACCCTGATACCTTCGCGGCTGGTCAAGCGCATGACTGATCTTGTGCTTGCCCAGGGAAACCAGCTGGACGACCCCTGGAGGCAGCTGCGCAGGGTTTCCACCAAACGCCAGCTTGAAATGCTGGATGAAGCATCTGTGCGTGACAATCTCGCCGCAGTGCCTGCGGATGCCGTGGCGGCCAATTCCATCGCCTCTGTCAGACGCATGCTCAACTATGTGGAGCTTTCGCGCCTGCTGTGCCTTTCGGCCATGTCCCGCCCTTGGGTGGAGACGCCGCCGGATGCCGAAACAGTGCGCCAGGCCATGGATACCGCGCGCGAAACCTGCGCCCACTTGCGGCATTATTTTGAGGCCAGCGCGGTCAGATCGGGCACGGTGCTCTTTTTGTGCGACGCCGATGGCGGCGTTGTGTTTGATCTGGCTGTTGCCAACAGCCTTATTCGCATGGGGCACAAGGTTATTTTTGCGGTCAAATCAGGCTTTTTCTTTTATTCGCCCACATTGGAAGACATGGAGATTGACCCCTCCATCCGGCAGATGATCGGCGGCGGCACCGTGCAGCACGAGCCGCGCATGAGCAAGAACGAACTGCTGCGCCACTTGCGCGAATACCGCCTCATGGTTATTGGCGATGGCACGCGGGAACGGCTCAACCTGTACAGGGTCTCGGTGACATTCTCCCGCGCGTGGAAGGAAGCCGACCTTATTCTGGGCAAGGGCTGGCGCGTGACCGATGTGCTCATGGGCAGCAGCCACCAGTATACGCGCGATGTGATCTGCTACTGGCAGGATGATCAGGGCTTTCACATCAAGCTGCGCCAGCATGCCGAGAGCGCCCATAAATTCAGCGAGAGCGACATTGCCGCCCAATCGGCAAACATCATCGCAAGCATGCGCGAGGCCCGCATGCAGGGCCGCACGGTCATGTTTTACAGCTGCGTGATTGGCAGCATCCCCGGCGAGACTGGTACCGCTACCGAGATCGTGCGCGCCTTTGTAGACAATCTGCGTAAAAAAATGGATAATATCCTGATAATTAATCCTGCCGAGCATTTTATTGAAGGCATGGACGGCGACGACCTCATGTATATGTGGGAGCAGGTGCAGCGCAGCGGCTTTATTGATGTGTGGCGGTTTCAGACCGTTGAGGACATTGAGGAAAGCTTTGCCCTGCTTGGTCGCAAGGTGCCGCCGCAATGGTCGGGCAAGGATTCCACCTTTTCTACCGGCTGCACCAAGGAAATGCGTATCGCGCTGGACGTGCAGGCCAAAAACAGGGAAATGCAGATCATCGGCCCCGACCCACAGCGGTTTTTCCGCAGGGGAGAGTACGGTGTGGGCAAATATTTCGATGCCAGCATCCCCCATTGA